A window of Pseudomonas guangdongensis contains these coding sequences:
- the folX gene encoding dihydroneopterin triphosphate 2'-epimerase, whose product MPRLEPGMARIRVKDLRLRTFIGIKEEEILNKQDVLINLTILYPAQEAVQGNDIDQALNYRTITKAIIRHVEENRFALLERLTQEILDLVMAHPSVQYAEVEVDKPHALRFAESVSITLASHR is encoded by the coding sequence ATGCCCAGACTGGAACCCGGCATGGCGCGCATCCGCGTCAAGGACCTGCGCCTGCGCACCTTCATCGGCATCAAGGAGGAGGAAATCCTCAACAAGCAGGACGTGCTGATCAACCTGACCATCCTCTACCCGGCGCAGGAAGCGGTGCAGGGCAACGATATCGACCAGGCGCTGAACTATCGCACCATCACCAAGGCGATCATCCGCCATGTCGAGGAAAACCGCTTCGCCCTGCTCGAACGCCTGACCCAGGAGATCCTCGACCTGGTCATGGCCCACCCCAGCGTGCAGTACGCCGAGGTGGAAGTGGACAAGCCGCACGCCCTGCGTTTCGCCGAGTCGGTGTCGATCACCCTCGCCAGCCATCGCTGA